The region GACTAAAAGACGCTTCGGCTCTATACTCACTCCCATTCCTTTCAGGAGTGATCGATGCCCGCACTCAAACGCCGCACGTTTCTCCAACTCCTCGCTGCCGCACTTCCCCCCAGCCTCTTCGCCACCACTCTACAGGCCGCAGTCCCTGCTGCCCCCGACCTCTCTCCCATCCCGGCCGGTGAGGATCGTTACGGCATAAAGAGGCCCCTGCCCAACGGAACCACCACCTTCAAAGTCTCGTCCAAAGACTGTCGCGGCGACTTCTTCGCCATGGAACATCACCACACAAAAAAAGGCGGTCCACCCCTCCACCTCCACACCGTCGAAGACGAGTGGTTCTACGTCCTCGAAGGCGAATACATCGTCAAGGTGGGCGACCAGCTTCATCACCTCAAGGCCGGCGACTCCGTCCTCGGTCCTCGCAACGTGCCCCACGCCTTCGCCTTCGTCGGGGAATCCTCCGGACGGTTCCTCATCACCTACGCTCCGGCAGGCCGCATGGAAGAGTTCTTCGACAGCCAGGACCGCGCCGGAGGACGAACCTACGATCTCAAGGACCGGATGGCCGCCTACGGCATGAAG is a window of Edaphobacter sp. 12200R-103 DNA encoding:
- a CDS encoding cupin domain-containing protein; this translates as MPALKRRTFLQLLAAALPPSLFATTLQAAVPAAPDLSPIPAGEDRYGIKRPLPNGTTTFKVSSKDCRGDFFAMEHHHTKKGGPPLHLHTVEDEWFYVLEGEYIVKVGDQLHHLKAGDSVLGPRNVPHAFAFVGESSGRFLITYAPAGRMEEFFDSQDRAGGRTYDLKDRMAAYGMKYLGPPLSVS